The Panicum hallii strain FIL2 chromosome 9, PHallii_v3.1, whole genome shotgun sequence genome has a window encoding:
- the LOC112873915 gene encoding uncharacterized protein LOC112873915 gives MAVPEAASSCDGSGARITLNCSHGGRFLPLGPGGALRYVGGETRVLAVPRAATFRDLAARLSSEVAGGAEVRAIRHRLTDEGLEDVIVSVTCDDELAHMRDEYDRLRATRPAARFRVYVTTSDSAGPGGGGGFQGRIAASGLPPLAPKMRRVQSVQAQLHRRCLALPAPMRRIQSAQEIARATHVQPSFRHRRQQEFCRNSQRRDLCAAAPPPARPVDAPPCMFKKVPAPSVPAAMATGRVVFTDAAREKARSRGVQAAMENRRAIWELAS, from the coding sequence ATGGCGGTGCCAGAGGCGGCGTCCTCCTGCGACGGCAGCGGCGCGCGCATCACGCTGAACTGCAGCCACGGCGGCCGCTTCCTGCCCCTCGGCCCCGGCGGCGCGCTGCGGTACGTGGGCGGCGAGACGCGCGTCCTCGCCGTGCCGCGCGCGGCGACCTTCCGCGACCTGGCGGCGCGGCTGTCGTCGGAGGTGGCCGGAGGCGCGGAGGTGCGCGCGATCAGGCACCGCCTCACCGACGAGGGCCTCGAGGACGTGATCGTGTCGGTCACCTGCGACGACGAGCTCGCGCACATGCGCGACGAGTACGACCGCCTGCGCGCCACGAGGCCAGCCGCGAGGTTCCGGGTTTACGTCACCACCAGCGATTCCGccggtcccggcggcggcggcggcttccaaGGGCGGATAGCTGCGTCAGGGCTCCCACCCCTCGCCCCGAAGATGCGGCGCGTCCAGAGCGTGCAGGCGCAACTGCACCGGCGCTGCCTCGCCTTGCCAGCACCGATGCGGCGCATCCAGAGCGCGCAGGAGATCGCACGGGCCACCCACGTCCAGCCGTCCTTCCGCCACCGGCGCCAGCAGGAGTTCTGCCGCAACAGTCAGCGCCGTGACCTgtgcgcggccgcgccgccgccggcgcgtccGGTGGACGCACCGCCCTGCATGTTCAAGAAAGTACCTGCTCCTTCGGTGCCCGCGGCGATGGCAACAGGTCGGGTGGTCTTCACCGATGCCGCAAGGGAGAAGGCGAGGAGCAGAGGCGTCCAGGCGGCCATGGAGAACAGAAGAGCGATCTGGGAGTTAGCCAGTTAG